The DNA window GAACGGTATCGACACCCTCCTCCGCCCCTGCCTGTGCGATGGCCAGGCTGACATTGACGCTGTCGCAGCCCGGCAAATCCGCCTCCGCGATCGCCAAACGCAGTTTTTCCGCCAGCAGCATCACGTCGGCGGCCGTCGTATGCGTGGCGACGATCAAAAACTCCTGCCCGCGCATCCGCGCCAACATGTCGGAGGTACGCAAACGGCGCATCACCGTCTCCGCCACAAGCCGCAAAGCCGCGTCACCCAGCGGATGGCCGTACGGATCGTTCGTCGACCGGAAGCTGCTCACCTCGAACGACATCACCGCCAGCGGCAGGCCGTAACGGCGCGCGCGCCGCAGTTCGTTGTCCAGCATCGTCTCGCCGGCGCGGCGGTTGGCGGCGCCCGTCAAATGGTCGACGGTGCTCAGTTGCGAGAGCTGGCCCGAAAGCTCGTCGTTCCGATGCTTTAATTCGCTCATGCCCAGCCCGAGGCTGACAAACTGCGCAAGGCTCGAGAACGCAGCAAACTGCTCGCGCGAGAACGCGATGTGACGGTCGAACATCAGGCAAATCGCCCCCATGGCCGATCCGGTCTCCGGATTGCCCGCCTCGGAGCGCAGCGGCAGCGCCAGCACCATGCGCACGTAACGGTCGTGCAAGCGCATGGCCAATTCCGGATCGCCGGTCTTCTCGGGCGCGTCCAGCAGCACCATGCGCCCTGCGGACACCGCCATCAATGGCGGAAACACGTCCCGTAGCGCCGATTGCAGCAGATGGTCGGTCCGTCCCATCAAAGTGGCCAGATTAAGATCGTCGGGCGACGCCTGCGCGACCAGCCGCAGATCGCCGTGCTGCTTCATATGCAGCAGCGACGCGTGATACACGCCCGGAAAACCGCACAACGCATGACACACCTTGGCCGCCATCCTGTCGATATTGTCGATGGCGCCGATGGCGTGCTGCACGCCGCGCTGCAAGCCCACCAGATCGCGCAGCTCGCGCTCCCTGTCGAACAGGCGCTGCTGCGTGGCGGCGCCGGGATCGTCGGATATCGACAACGCACGGCGGACGGCATGCCGCAAATCGTCATCGAGCACGGGGCAAATCAGATAGTCGAAGGAGCCGAAAGCCATCAGCTCCGGCAGCCACGCGCACTGCTCATAGCCGCACAACACCAGCAGCGGCGCGCCGGCGCGGTCGATGATCAACTGTCCGATCGCGGCCAGCCCGCCGGGACGCGCATAGCCGTTCAAATCGAGCACCAGCAAATCGGTGGCCTGGCGCGCCAACTCGGCGGCCATATCGTCGATGCTATCGACGATTGCGAGCCGGGAGAACATCTCCCCACAGATCGCCTGGAAATGCGCGCGCCGGTCGCGGCTGGAATTGAAATACGCGCCGACGCTGCCGGACCGGCCTGGATTCTCGGTCATTTTTGTTGCCCCTAGGTATTTCTATTTTTATGCGGAACCGCTTGCTTCCAGTGTGCCACAAAACCGGGCGCTTGCACGGTCGGCCATCTGCGCGCATGTGTGAAAAAGCGCACCGTCATCCTGGCGCCATGCGCGAATACTGTTCCTTCGATGCACAAGGAGGGAATTATGGCAAACAACGAAAACCGGGCCGATTCGGGCACCGCAAGTCAACAGCGCGAAATCCAGCAGCAACAAGACCAAGCCGACCAGCAGAAGGAATCCGGCAGCCAGTCCGGCCAGCGCCAGGGGCCAGTGCAGACCACCGAACATGAGTATCCGGGCACGATGCCATCGCAGCACCTGGAAAAGCCGGGGCTGGAGGCGCAGATGCAGCTCAAGCCCGAATTCCTGGCGCCCGACTACGCCGGCAGCGGCAAACTGGCCGGCATGGTGGCCTTGATCACCGGCGGCGACTCCGGCATCGGCCGCGCCGTCGCGGTGCTGTATGCGCGCGAAGGCGCGGACGTCGCCATCGTCTATCTGGAAGAAGACCAGGACGCGATCGACACCAAACGCTATGTCGAGGCGGAGGGCCAGAGCTGCCTGCTGCTGCGCGGCGACGTGCGCGATGCCGCCTTCTGCCGCGACGCCGCCGAGCAGACGCACGAGCGCTTCGGCCGGCTCGATATCCTGGTCAACAACGCCGCCTTCCAGGAACACGCGGAAAAGCTGACCGACCTGACCGAAGAGCGTTTCGACATGACGATGAAGACCAACGTCTATGGCTACTTCCACATGGCCAAGGCGGCGCTGCCCTTCCTCAAACGCGGCGCCTCCATCATCAACACCGGATCGGTGGTCGGGCTGCAAGGCTCCAAGCATCTGCTGGACTATTCCACCACCAAGGGCGCGATCCACGCGTTCACGATGTCGCTCGCTTCCAACCTGCTGGACCAGGGTATCCGCGTGAACGCGGTGGCGCCGGGACCGGTGTGGACCCCGCTTAACCCGGCCGACCAGTCGCCAGATAAAATCGCCGAGTTCGGGCAGGCCACCGACATGCGCCGCGCCGCGCAACCGCAGGAGCTGTCACCGGCCTACGTGTTCCTGGCCGCGCCGTCGTGCTCCAGCTACATCAGCGGTATCGTGTTGCCGATCACCGGCTCCGTGGGGTCCTGAGCCATGGCCGCCCGCGCGTTGTGGAAAGGCGCCATCAGCTTCGGGCTGGTGCACATTCCGGTCGAGTTGTATTCAGCGGTGCAAACGCACGAGCTGGATTTGACGATGCTCGATCGCCGCGACTTTTCGCCCGTGGGCTATAAGCGCTATAACAAAAAGACCGGCAAGGATGTGACTTGGGACGATATCGTCAAAGGTTACGAGTACGAAGAAGACGAATATGTCGTCCTGTCGGACGAGGACCTGAAGCGGGCCAACGTCGAGGCCACGGGCACGATCGACATCCAGGCCTTCGTCGACGCCGCCGACGTGCCGCTGACGTATTACGAGCAGCCCTATTATCTGGCGCCGTCCAAGGGCGGCGCCAAGGTCTACGCGCTGCTGCGCGAAACGCTGCGCAAGGCCGGCAAGATCGGCATCGCCACGGTGGTAATCCGCACCAAGCAGCATCTGTGCGCGCTGGTGTGTATCGACGAAAAAATCGTGTTGAATACCTTGCGGTATGAGGCGGAGATCCGCAGCGCCGAGGAACTGAAGCTGCCGCCGGCGACCGCCAAGGCGGCCGGCATCAGCGATAAGGAATTGCAGATGGCGCTGTCGCTGGTCGAAGGCATGAGCGAGGAGTGGAAGCCGGAGCAGTATCGCGACACGTACAAGGACGACGTGCTGGCGTTGGTGAAGAAAAAGGTCAAGGCCGGTCAGACCAAGACCATCACTGCCGCCGAGCCGGAAGACAAACCCGCCAAGCCGTCGAATGTGGTCGATCTGGTGGCGCTGCTGCAGGACAGCCTGGGCAAGCGGCCCGGCAAGCCTGGAGCGAAAGCGGCCGCCAAACCTGCGGCGCGCAAGAGCGCAGCAAAAGCCGACAGCGACGAGGAGGAGGAAGAAGCACCTGCTCCACGCCGCAAAACCAGCACCGCCAAAAAGACGCCAACCGCTGCGGCAAGGGCCAAGAGCACCGCGAAGTCATCGACGTCGCGCAAGGCGGCGTGACCGTAGCCACGCAACATCACAAAACCACGGAGACACGTAGGGCGGATTAGGCGGAACGCCGTAATCCGCCAATGCGCGCGCCGTCGAAACGCACGCATTGGCCGATTACGCTTCGCTAATCCGCCCTACGTGGAACCGTGGTAAATCGGAACCGGTGGTAACTCAATTCCCCGTTCCCGGTTTAAACTCCAGCATCTTCATCGCCGGTGCCAGCCCTTTGGCAGCCTTCGCATATCCATCCCAAGGCGAGTTACCGACATCCAGCCGCGTATGCACCGTGCCCACGGTCCAATGATCTCCGCCCGTCAGCTTATCCAACTCCTCCCAAGTCACCGGCACCGAAATCCCCAACCCGGGCCGCGCCCTCGCCGACCACGCGCACGCCGTCGTCGCTCCCCTCCCATTGCGCAAGTAATCGATAAAGATCTTCCCGATACGATTACTAGGCCCGCTCTTGAGCACAAACCGCTCCGGAATGTTCTGCGCCATATGCGCCACGATCGCCTGCGAAAACGCCTTGACGTCATCCCAGCCATATCCCGGCTTGATCGGCACCACCACGTGCAAGCCCTTGCCGCCGCTGGTCTTCAAAAACGCCGGCAACCCCAGATGATCGAGGAAGGCCCGCATCAACTGCGCCGCCTCCCGCACCTGCTTCCACGTCACGTCCTTGCCGGGATCGAGATCGAACACCATCCGGTTCGGCTTCTCGTAGCTGGTGGCGCCGGCGTTCTGCGTATGCAGCTCCACCACGTTCCACTGCGCGGCCGACAGCAAACCCTGCTCCGTCGACACCTCCAGCATCGGCGGATGGTCCGGGTCCAGCTCCTGCTTGAGACTCTTCACACCTGGCAGCTTGTTGGTCTCGGCATGCTTTTGGAAGAACAGCTCCCCGCCGACGCCGGCCGGCGCGCGCACCAGCGATACCGGCCGGCCTTTCAAATGCGGCAGCATCAGCGCGCCCACCAGCGCGTAGTAGCGCACCAGCGTAATCTTGGTGGCGCCGCTTTGTTTGTCGATCACGCGATCGGGATTTGTCACTTTCAGTGAAGCCGGCAGTTTGCCATGCACGGCGGTCGAGGTTTCCATGTCGGTGTTCTCCTTGTCCTTCACGTGGGAAGGCAGCTCGCGCGTGATGGCGCTGGCCTTCTTATCCTTGCGCAGCCCTTTGAATACGGAATGGCGGATCGAGCCTGAGCGCGTCCACTCGCCGAAGGCCACTTCCGCCACCAGGGTTGGCTTGAGCCAGTGCGCCCGCTTGTCGATCTCCTTGTTCGGCACAAACGGGCTTTTATCGGCCGTCAGCTCATCCATTTTGGATTTCAGCTCCTTCAGCGAAGCGCCGTTAAAGCCGCTGCCGACATTGCCGGCGTATTGCAGCTTGCCGTCCTTGTCGTAGGTCCCCAGCAGCAGCGAACCGAAGCCGCTGCGCGAGCCCTGCGGGTCGGTGTAGCCGCCGATGACGAATTCCTGCCGCTGGCCGCATTTGAGTTTGATCCAGCTGCCGCCTCGGCGCGACGTATAGGCCGAATCGCGCCGTTTGCCGATGATGCCCTCCAGCCCCATGCTGCAAGCGGCGGCGATCATGTCCTGCGGAGAGGCGTTCAGCGCGGCGCTATAGCGCACGGTATCGGTGGCCTTCTTCGCCATCACTTTTTCGAGGATGGCGCGGCGCTCTTCCAGCGGCATCTCGCGGAGATCGCGGCCGTCGTGGAACGGAATGTCGAAGATGAAGTAGACCATCTCGCCGGGGTGATTCTCGTCGAAGGCGTTTTGCAACAGACCGAAGTCGGGACGGCCTTCTTCGTCATGCACGACGATCTCGCCATCGTACCAGCCCGATGGCAGCTTCATTTTTGCAATGGCCTCGCGCAGCGGACGCATTTTATGCGTCCAGTCGTTACCGTTGCGTGTGATCAGGCGGATGTCCGTGCCATCAACCCGCGTCAGAATGCGGTAGCCGTCGAACTTGATCTCGAATAGCCAATCTTCCGGCGACGACGGCGGCGCGTCGACCAGGGTGGCCAGTTGCGGCGTCAGCGTCTCGGGCAACTCGGCCTTGGGAGCGGCGACCTTGGGCGCGGCCTTGGATGCGGCCTTTGGCGCGGCTTTCCCGGCGCTCTTCGCCACTTTCGCCGGCACTGCGGCGGCGCTCCCCGGCAGCGGCAAAGCTTTCACGCTGTCGGGCATCTCGTCGATCACGCTGAACTCCTCGGCCGGCCGCGCATATTCGTCCTTCTCTTTAATCAGCAGCCAGGGTTCCTGTTTTTCGCCCTTGCCCTTCATCCGCACGAGCACCCACTTGCCGTGCATCTTATGCCCGGTCAGCTCGAATTTCAGATTGCCGGCGGCCAGCGCCTTGCGCGGATCGTCCAGCGGCTTCCAGTAACCCTTGTCCCAAATGATGACCTTCCCCGCCCCGTACTGCTTGGGCGGTATCGTCCCCTCGAAATCGTTGTACGAGATCGGGTGGTCTTCCACGTGCACGGCCATGCGCTTGTCGTGCGTGTCGTAGCTCGGGCCCTTGGGCACGGCCCAACTCATCATTACGCCGTCGAGTTCCAGCCGGAAGTCGTAATGCAGCCGGCTGGCCCAATGCTTTTGAATGACGAACGTCAGCGTCTCGCCGCCCTCCTGGCCTCCTTCGGCCGGCTCGGGGGTGATCGCGAAGTTACGCTTGGCTTTATAGGTTTTCAGGGATTCGCTCATAACGCCAGCGTAGCCCCAGGCGGCCGCGCATTCTGTGCGTTGGCGAACATGTAAGCGATTGTAAAGCCCGTCAACGAGGGCGATCCGGGCCGCGTTTTCTGCTCAGTGACACGGGAATTGTCCCGGCCCTAAATCAAAACCTGAATGAGGATTTCATCATGAACAAACTTATCGCTACCCTGATCGCCGGCCTGTTTGCAACCGCAGCTTTTGCACAAGCTCCTGCCACCACCACGACCACCACCACCGCAACGCCGGCAGCAGCTGCTAAAGCGGAAGCCAAGGAAACCAAGGCCGCCGTCAAAGCCGAAGCGAAAGAAACCAAAGCTGAAATCAAGGCCGACGCAAAAACCGCCAAGGTAGAAGCCGACGCGAAGAAAGACGTCGCCGTCGCCCACGCCGAAGCCAAAGCCGACAAGGCCGACGCACACGCCAAGGCCACCAAGACCAAAGCCAAAGCACATGCCAAGGCCGCCAAGACCGAAGCAACCGACGGCGTAGCCGCACCAGTCGTTACCAAGTAAGTCTTTGTTCTGTAGGACGTAAAAAAAGCGGACCCGATTCGATTCGGGTCCGCTTTTTCCATGGGCGATCAGCTTATTGCTGAGCGACCGCTGGTGCCGTTGGCGCGCCGGCTGTACCGCCGGCGCTGTCCCAGCCACCACCCAGTGCGCGGATCAGCGCCACGGTGGTTACCGCGCGCGTGCCGCGCAGCTGCACGGCGGTGCGTTCCACCGCCGCCAGGTTGCGCTGCGCGTCCAGCAAATCGAGGTAGCTCGAACGACCGGCCGTGTACAGCTTCTGCGCCAGATCGGCGGAGCGGCGTGCCGACACCAGCGCCGCTTCCATCTGCGCCGTCTGACCGGCGAGGATACGCAGGCCGGCCAGGTTGTCTTCCACCTCGGCGAAGGCCACCAGCACGCTCTGACGATACGTACCGACCGACTCCTCCAGCGCCGCTTCGCTGCGGAGGATGTTGTTCTTGTTGCGGCCACCGTCAATGATAGGCATCGACATCAGCGCGCCAAGCACCCACGAACGGCTGCTCCACTTGAACACTTCGGCCACGGTGTCGGCCGACGAGCCGCCACCGCTCGCGCTCAACGTCAGCGCCGGGAACATGGCCGATCGGGCCACGCCGATGCGGGCGTTGGACGCCTCCATCGTGCGCTGCGCGGCGGCGATGTCCGGACGGCGTTCCAGCAGCGACGACGGCATGCCTGCCGGGATCACCGGCAGCAGCGCCGTGTCCAGCAAAGGCGAAACGCCGGCCGTGTAGCTGGCCGCCGGTTTGCCCAGCAAAACCGCCAGCGCATGCTCGGTCGTCACGCGCTGACGCTGCAGGCCGATGAACTCCGAGCGCGTCGTCGCCAGTTCGGTCTTGGCGCGCGCCAGATCGAATTCGCCGATGTCGCCCAGGTCGAAACGGCGCTGGTTGACCTTGACGTCCTCCTCACGCGTTTGCACCGTGCGGTTCAGCGTTTCCAGTTCGGCGTCGGTGGCGCGCAGACGGAAGTAAGTCTGCGCCACATCCGCTTGCACCGACAGCAGCACAGAGCGGTAGGTCGCCTCGATCGAGGCGGCATCGCTGCGGGCGGCGCTGACGTTGGACGATACGCGGCCGAACAGGTCGACCTCGTAGCTGGCCGTCAGGTTCGCGCTAAACAGTTTGCCCGGCGCGACGTCCGTGCCTTGCGGCAGGCCGAGCGACGTCGCCGACTGGCGCTGACGCTGGGCGCCGGCGTTGACGCCGACCTGCGGAATGCGGTCCGCTTCGGCCACGCCGGCGATGGCGCGGGCCTGCTTGACGCGGGCCGCCGCCACCGACAGGTTGGCGTTGGCACGCGTCGCCTCGGCGATCAGCTCATTGAGGGCTGGATCGTTGAAGGCCAGCCACCACTCGCCGCGCGGCTGCGCCTCGGCGGCCTGCGCCTGTTTCCAGGTGCTGCCGTCGGCGGCGGTTCTCACCGCCACCGAGACATCGGCGGCGGTCGGCGCTTGCGATTCCTTGAAGGCGGTGGGCACTTCCACCGCCGGCTGTTTGAATTCCGGCGCGGCGCATGCCGTCATCAGCAACGCTGCCAGTACCGGCGCCACACCTTTGGCGATCATTTGCAGCTTGTTCATATTAGTGGGTCCCTTCCAGTTTTGCCACCGCGCCGTCGCCGGCGACGGCAGGTTTTTTCTCCATGCGGATGGCCAGGTTACGCAACAGGACGTAGAACACGGGCGTCAGGAACAGGCCGAAGAAGGTCACGCCCAGCATGCCGGCGAACACCGCCACACCCATCGCATGACGCATTTCCGAACCGGCGCCGCTCGAGAACACCAGTGGCAGCACGCCCATGATGAATGCGATCGACGTCATCAGAATCGGGCGCAGACGCAGGCGGCAAGCTTCCAGCGCCGCTTCGACCACGGTGCGGCCCTGGTGTTCCAGTTCACGGGCGAATTCCACAATCAGGATCGCGTTCTTGGACGCCAACCCGACCAGCACGAACAACGCGATCTGCGTGAAGACGTTGTTGTCGCCAGCGGTCAGCTTCACGCCGATCAGCGCGCACAGAATCGACATCGGCACGATCAGGATCACGGCCAGCGGCAGGGTCCAGCTTTCGTATTGGGCGGCAAGCACCAGGAACACCAGCAGTACACACAGCGGGAACACATAAATCATCGTGTTACCGGACAGGATGTCCTGGTACACCAGTTCCGTCCATTCGTAGCCGATGCCCTTAGGCAGAACCTCTTCGACGATCTTGGTCATTTCAGCCTGCGCCTCACCCGACGACACGCCGGGAGCCGGTGCACCGTTGATTTCGGCGGCGACGAAGGCGTTGTAGCGTTGTACGCGGTCCGGGCCATAGGTGTCCTTGACGCGCATCAGCGACGACAGCGGAATCATCTCGCCTTTATCGTTACGTACCTTCAGCTGGGCGATATCCTCGGCGTGCGAACGGAACTGCTGGTCGGCCTGGACGCGCACCTGGTAGGTACGGCCGAACTGATTGAAGTCGTTCACATACAGCGAACCCAGATTGATCTGCAAGGTCTGGTAAATCGTCTGCAGCGGAATACCCAACTGCTTGGCCTTGACGCGATCGACGTCGGCGAACAATTGCGGCACGTTGATCTGGTAGCCCGAGAAAACGCCCGCCAGTTTCGGATTGGTCGCGGCTTTCGCCTGCACCGCTTGCACTGCTTTATACAGCGCGTCGTAACCCTGGTTCTCGCGATCCTGCAGCATCAGCTTGAAGCCACCGGTGGTACCGAGGCCGTTGACCGGCGGCGGTGGCAGCACCATTACGAACGCGCCTTCGATCGAGCCCATACGCTTGTTCATTTCAGCGGCGATGCCTTCGGCCGACTGCTCTTTGCCGTGACGCTTGTCGAATGCGCTCAGGCCGACGAACACGATACCGGCGTTCGGCGCGTTGGTGAAGCCGTTGATCGACAGGCCAGGGAAAGCGATCGAATTGTCGATGCCTGGAATGTCCTTGGCGATGTCCGACATCTTGCGGATCACGGCGTCGGTGCGGTCCAGCGAGGCGGCGTCAGGCAACTGCGCGAAGCCGATCAGGTACTGCTTGTCCTGCGCCGGAACGAAGCCCGGTGGCACCAGTTTGAACATGAAACCTGCCGCGACGGCCAGCACCGCGTAGACGATCAGCGAACCGCCCTTGCGCTTCAGTACACCGGTCACGCCCTTTTCATAACGATCGGAAGCGCGGTTGAAGAAGCGGTTGAACCAGCCGAAGAAACGACCGAACACCTTGTCCATGCCACGGGTCAGCGCGTCTTTCGGCGCGTCGTGCGGTTTGAGCAGCGCGGCGGCCAGGGCCGGAGCCAGGGTCAACGAGCTGAATGCCGAGATCACGGTCGAAATGGCGATGGTCAGCGCGAACTGCTTGTAGAACTGGCCGGACAGACCCGAGACGAAAGCGATCGGCACGAACACGGCGCACAGCACCAGGGCGATGGCGATAATCGGACCACTCACCTCTTTCATCGCCTGGATGGTCGCTTCGCGCGGCGCCAGGCCGTCATGGATGTTACGTTCGACGTTTTCCACCACCACGATCGCGTCATCGACCACGATACCGATGGCCAGCACAAGGCCGAACAGCGACAAGGTGTTGATCGAGAAGCCAAAGGCCAGCATCACGGCGAAGGTACCGACCACCGAGACGGGAACGGCCAGCAGCGGAATGACCGATGCGCGCCAGGTTTGCAGAAAGATGATCACCACCAGCGCCACCAGGATGATCGCTTCGACCAAAGTGTGGATCACGGAGCGGATCGACTCCCGCACGAATTGGGTCGGGTCGTATACGATGTCGTAAGCGACGCCTTCCGGGAAATCTTTCGACAGGCGTTCCATGGTCGAGCGCACGTCGGCCGACAGCTGCAAGGCGTTGGCGTTGGGTGCTTCGAAAATTGGAATCGCGGCGGCCGATTTGTTGTTCAGCAGCGAGCGCAGAGCGTACGAATTCGAGCCCATTTCCAGGCGCGCCACGTCGCGCAGACGCGTCACGGCGCCGTCGCTATTGGTCTTGACGATAATGTCGCCAAACTCTTCTTCGCTTTGCAGGCGGCCGTGCGTATTGACGGTCAGCTGGAAGTCCGCGCCCTTGCTCGGGCCCTGGCCGATCACACCAGCCGCCACTTGCACGTTCTGCTCGCGGATCGAATCGACGATGTCGCCGGCAGTCAGGTTACGCTGGGCGACCTTTTGCGGATCGAGCCAGACGCGCATCGAATAGTCGCCGGCGCCGAACAGCTGCACCTCGCCCATGCCGGGCAGGCGGGCCAGTTGGTCCTTGACGTTCAACACCGCGTAGTTACGCAGATACAGGTCGTCGTAACGGCCGTTCGGCGAGGACAGGTGGACCACCATGGTCAGGTTGGGCGACGACTTGACGGTCGTCACGCCAATCTGGCGCACCTCTTCCGGCAGACGCGGAAGCGCGCGTTGGACGCGATTCTGCACTTGCGTTTCGGCCTGCTCGACGTTGGTGCCGATCTTGAAGGTGACGGTCAGCGCCAGCGCGCCGTCCGAGGTGTTTTGCGAGGACATGTACAGCATGTTCTCGACGCCGTTGATCTGTTCCTCAAGCGGCGCGGCCACGGTTTCGGCGATGATCTTCGGATTCGCGCCCGGATACTGCGCGCGCACCACCACCGATGGCGGCACCACGTCCGGGTACTCCGAGATCGGCAGCTTGAAGATCGATATCAAGCCGGCGACGAAGATAATGATCGACAGTACAGCCGCGAAAATCGGCTTGTCGACAAAAAATCGGGAGATGTTCATATTCTTATTCCTTGGAGGTGCCGGCCTTGGTATTGGCGACGGCTACTTTTTCATCTTTTTTGGCATCGGGCTTCGACTCCGGCTTGGCCACGTTGGCCGCCAGTGGATCGGAATCCATCGGCACCACGGTCGGCGAGATCGGCGCGCCGGGACGCACGCGCTGCAGGCCGTTGACGACGATCTTGTCGCCCGCTTTCAGGCCTTCGCGCACCACGCGCAGACCATCGACTTGTGGGCCCAGCGTGACGGCGCGGTACTCGGCCTTGTTGCCGGCGCCGACCACGAACACGAACTTGCGGCTTTGATCGGTACTGACGGCGCGCTCGTTGATTAGCAGCGTAGGCTTGGCGCCGGTGGTGCCGGCCAGCTGCACGCGGGCGAACAGGCCGGGAACCAGGGTGCCGTCCTTGTTGGCCAAGGTGGCGCGCATACGCACCGAACCGCTGCGCGGATCGAGCTGGTTGTCGACGAATTCAAGCTTGCCTTCGTGCGGGAAGCCGGTTTCGTTGGCCAGGCCGATCTTGACGATGGCCGGTTCGCCCTTGTGGGCGGCGGCGCCGACGCGCAGGTAGGTATCTTCGTCGCCGTCGAAGGAGGCGTAGATGTTTTCCAGCGAGACCACGGAGGTCAGCACGGCCGACGCGTCGACCAGGTTACCGAGCGTAATTTCAGCTTTCGACACGCGGCCGTTGATCGGCGACTCGACGCGGGTGTAGGCCAGATTGAGCTTGGCCGCCTCGTACTGGGCCTGCGCGGCGCGGGCGTCGGCATCGAGCTGCTTCTGGTTCGAAGCGCGTTCGTCGTATTCGCGCTGGGCGATGGCTTTATCGGCCAGCAG is part of the Oxalobacteraceae bacterium OTU3CAMAD1 genome and encodes:
- a CDS encoding Ku protein, which codes for MAARALWKGAISFGLVHIPVELYSAVQTHELDLTMLDRRDFSPVGYKRYNKKTGKDVTWDDIVKGYEYEEDEYVVLSDEDLKRANVEATGTIDIQAFVDAADVPLTYYEQPYYLAPSKGGAKVYALLRETLRKAGKIGIATVVIRTKQHLCALVCIDEKIVLNTLRYEAEIRSAEELKLPPATAKAAGISDKELQMALSLVEGMSEEWKPEQYRDTYKDDVLALVKKKVKAGQTKTITAAEPEDKPAKPSNVVDLVALLQDSLGKRPGKPGAKAAAKPAARKSAAKADSDEEEEEAPAPRRKTSTAKKTPTAAARAKSTAKSSTSRKAA
- the ligD gene encoding DNA ligase D — translated: MSESLKTYKAKRNFAITPEPAEGGQEGGETLTFVIQKHWASRLHYDFRLELDGVMMSWAVPKGPSYDTHDKRMAVHVEDHPISYNDFEGTIPPKQYGAGKVIIWDKGYWKPLDDPRKALAAGNLKFELTGHKMHGKWVLVRMKGKGEKQEPWLLIKEKDEYARPAEEFSVIDEMPDSVKALPLPGSAAAVPAKVAKSAGKAAPKAASKAAPKVAAPKAELPETLTPQLATLVDAPPSSPEDWLFEIKFDGYRILTRVDGTDIRLITRNGNDWTHKMRPLREAIAKMKLPSGWYDGEIVVHDEEGRPDFGLLQNAFDENHPGEMVYFIFDIPFHDGRDLREMPLEERRAILEKVMAKKATDTVRYSAALNASPQDMIAAACSMGLEGIIGKRRDSAYTSRRGGSWIKLKCGQRQEFVIGGYTDPQGSRSGFGSLLLGTYDKDGKLQYAGNVGSGFNGASLKELKSKMDELTADKSPFVPNKEIDKRAHWLKPTLVAEVAFGEWTRSGSIRHSVFKGLRKDKKASAITRELPSHVKDKENTDMETSTAVHGKLPASLKVTNPDRVIDKQSGATKITLVRYYALVGALMLPHLKGRPVSLVRAPAGVGGELFFQKHAETNKLPGVKSLKQELDPDHPPMLEVSTEQGLLSAAQWNVVELHTQNAGATSYEKPNRMVFDLDPGKDVTWKQVREAAQLMRAFLDHLGLPAFLKTSGGKGLHVVVPIKPGYGWDDVKAFSQAIVAHMAQNIPERFVLKSGPSNRIGKIFIDYLRNGRGATTACAWSARARPGLGISVPVTWEELDKLTGGDHWTVGTVHTRLDVGNSPWDGYAKAAKGLAPAMKMLEFKPGTGN
- a CDS encoding efflux transporter outer membrane subunit, which produces MNKLQMIAKGVAPVLAALLMTACAAPEFKQPAVEVPTAFKESQAPTAADVSVAVRTAADGSTWKQAQAAEAQPRGEWWLAFNDPALNELIAEATRANANLSVAAARVKQARAIAGVAEADRIPQVGVNAGAQRQRQSATSLGLPQGTDVAPGKLFSANLTASYEVDLFGRVSSNVSAARSDAASIEATYRSVLLSVQADVAQTYFRLRATDAELETLNRTVQTREEDVKVNQRRFDLGDIGEFDLARAKTELATTRSEFIGLQRQRVTTEHALAVLLGKPAASYTAGVSPLLDTALLPVIPAGMPSSLLERRPDIAAAQRTMEASNARIGVARSAMFPALTLSASGGGSSADTVAEVFKWSSRSWVLGALMSMPIIDGGRNKNNILRSEAALEESVGTYRQSVLVAFAEVEDNLAGLRILAGQTAQMEAALVSARRSADLAQKLYTAGRSSYLDLLDAQRNLAAVERTAVQLRGTRAVTTVALIRALGGGWDSAGGTAGAPTAPAVAQQ
- a CDS encoding GGDEF domain-containing protein, whose protein sequence is MTENPGRSGSVGAYFNSSRDRRAHFQAICGEMFSRLAIVDSIDDMAAELARQATDLLVLDLNGYARPGGLAAIGQLIIDRAGAPLLVLCGYEQCAWLPELMAFGSFDYLICPVLDDDLRHAVRRALSISDDPGAATQQRLFDRERELRDLVGLQRGVQHAIGAIDNIDRMAAKVCHALCGFPGVYHASLLHMKQHGDLRLVAQASPDDLNLATLMGRTDHLLQSALRDVFPPLMAVSAGRMVLLDAPEKTGDPELAMRLHDRYVRMVLALPLRSEAGNPETGSAMGAICLMFDRHIAFSREQFAAFSSLAQFVSLGLGMSELKHRNDELSGQLSQLSTVDHLTGAANRRAGETMLDNELRRARRYGLPLAVMSFEVSSFRSTNDPYGHPLGDAALRLVAETVMRRLRTSDMLARMRGQEFLIVATHTTAADVMLLAEKLRLAIAEADLPGCDSVNVSLAIAQAGAEEGVDTVLDRLDAALQRAKRAGRNHIELAG
- a CDS encoding SDR family oxidoreductase, coding for MANNENRADSGTASQQREIQQQQDQADQQKESGSQSGQRQGPVQTTEHEYPGTMPSQHLEKPGLEAQMQLKPEFLAPDYAGSGKLAGMVALITGGDSGIGRAVAVLYAREGADVAIVYLEEDQDAIDTKRYVEAEGQSCLLLRGDVRDAAFCRDAAEQTHERFGRLDILVNNAAFQEHAEKLTDLTEERFDMTMKTNVYGYFHMAKAALPFLKRGASIINTGSVVGLQGSKHLLDYSTTKGAIHAFTMSLASNLLDQGIRVNAVAPGPVWTPLNPADQSPDKIAEFGQATDMRRAAQPQELSPAYVFLAAPSCSSYISGIVLPITGSVGS